A part of Lacibacter sp. H407 genomic DNA contains:
- a CDS encoding CinA family nicotinamide mononucleotide deamidase-related protein codes for MQQQAIHASIITIGDELLIGQTIDTNSAWMAQELNKIGVWVKRRVAVGDTREDIWQALDEEAAASHIILITGGLGPTADDITKPLLCDYFGGKMVVNEMVLDHVTAIFRKLNRPIIERNMKQAEVPDVCEVLMNKRGTAPGMLFRRGDRIYISMPGVPHEMKGIMTGSVLPLIQQEFTLPFILHRTLLTAGVGESFIAEKINQWEMALPAHIKLAYLPNYGMVRLRLTATGTQKELLEEKLDSQFAQLQNEVREFMVVNEDIPLEKALGQLLLSRKKTMATAESCSGGYIAHLLTAIPGSSEYFKGTVVAYAYDVKEDILGVQHTTLEQKGAVSGETVTEMLEGLLRKTTADYGIATSGVMGPGGGTDDKPVGTVWVAVGSREKMIAKKLYFRFDRLRNIELTAANAMLMLFQFIEGEKDK; via the coding sequence ATGCAGCAGCAAGCAATCCATGCCTCCATCATTACCATTGGAGATGAATTATTAATTGGCCAGACGATTGATACCAACAGTGCCTGGATGGCACAGGAGTTGAACAAGATCGGTGTGTGGGTGAAACGCCGTGTTGCGGTTGGTGATACACGGGAAGATATATGGCAGGCATTGGATGAAGAAGCAGCTGCATCTCACATCATTCTGATTACAGGTGGACTGGGGCCAACGGCCGATGATATAACCAAACCTTTACTCTGTGATTATTTTGGCGGTAAAATGGTCGTGAATGAAATGGTGTTGGACCATGTTACAGCGATTTTTCGAAAGCTCAATCGCCCCATCATTGAACGGAATATGAAACAGGCTGAAGTACCGGATGTGTGCGAAGTACTCATGAACAAACGTGGTACAGCACCGGGCATGTTGTTTCGCAGAGGAGATCGTATATATATATCAATGCCGGGAGTGCCACATGAAATGAAAGGCATTATGACCGGAAGTGTATTGCCGCTTATTCAACAGGAATTCACACTGCCTTTTATTCTGCACCGCACCTTGTTAACAGCTGGTGTTGGCGAATCGTTTATCGCAGAAAAAATTAACCAGTGGGAAATGGCATTGCCGGCTCACATAAAGCTGGCTTACTTGCCAAATTATGGGATGGTGCGGTTGCGTTTAACCGCAACCGGTACACAGAAAGAACTACTGGAAGAAAAACTTGACAGTCAGTTTGCACAATTGCAGAACGAAGTGCGTGAGTTTATGGTTGTGAATGAAGATATCCCTTTGGAAAAAGCGTTGGGCCAACTGCTGCTGAGCCGAAAGAAAACGATGGCTACTGCTGAAAGTTGTAGTGGTGGATATATTGCACATTTACTTACAGCCATTCCCGGTTCTTCAGAATATTTCAAAGGAACGGTGGTTGCCTATGCTTACGATGTAAAAGAAGATATACTGGGTGTGCAACATACAACATTGGAACAAAAAGGAGCTGTGAGTGGAGAAACAGTTACTGAAATGCTCGAGGGTTTGTTGCGAAAAACCACAGCCGATTATGGAATTGCTACGAGTGGTGTGATGGGCCCCGGTGGCGGAACCGATGATAAACCTGTTGGCACAGTGTGGGTGGCTGTTGGTTCAAGGGAAAAAATGATAGCGAAGAAATTATACTTTCGATTCGACCGGCTGCGGAACATCGAATTAACAGCTGCCAATGCCATGTTGATGCTGTTCCAGTTTATTGAGGGAGAGAAAG
- a CDS encoding acyl-CoA thioesterase translates to MFTSETTIRVRYSETDQMNVVYHGNYAQYFEVARAEAIREMGFTYKEMEEMGVVMPIVELHTKFLRPAKYDDLLTIKTQLRELPTDHRIEFHHEVLNEEGKLLTIGRIVLYFLDAKTMARTNMPAELTKHLTPYFN, encoded by the coding sequence ATGTTTACAAGCGAAACAACAATACGTGTACGTTATTCAGAAACAGATCAGATGAATGTGGTATACCATGGTAACTACGCTCAGTATTTTGAAGTGGCAAGAGCCGAAGCGATCCGTGAAATGGGATTTACCTACAAGGAAATGGAAGAGATGGGAGTTGTGATGCCCATTGTAGAACTCCATACCAAATTTCTCCGCCCTGCAAAGTATGATGATCTGCTGACGATCAAAACACAGTTGCGTGAATTACCAACCGATCACCGGATCGAATTTCATCATGAAGTGTTGAATGAAGAAGGCAAATTATTAACGATTGGCCGGATCGTACTGTATTTTTTAGATGCGAAAACAATGGCAAGAACAAATATGCCGGCAGAACTAACAAAGCATCTTACACCTTATTTCAACTAA
- a CDS encoding DoxX family protein: MKKLLSINYSATAFNISFLLLRVIFGISMCVNYGYDKLVNFADKKDSFVNLFGIGSTATLVLVVFAEFFCSIFVAIGLFTRFTVLPLIIAMGYAFFVSHNSGLFAKGETAALYLTGFFVILLCGPGRASVDGMIK; encoded by the coding sequence ATGAAGAAACTCTTATCGATCAATTATTCAGCAACTGCTTTTAACATTTCGTTCTTATTATTACGTGTGATTTTTGGTATCAGCATGTGCGTAAACTATGGTTACGATAAGCTGGTAAACTTTGCAGACAAGAAAGACAGCTTTGTAAATCTGTTCGGAATTGGCAGTACAGCAACACTTGTGTTGGTTGTATTTGCTGAATTCTTTTGTTCCATTTTTGTCGCTATTGGTTTGTTCACCCGATTTACTGTTCTTCCATTGATCATTGCAATGGGATATGCTTTTTTCGTATCGCATAACAGTGGCCTTTTTGCCAAAGGCGAAACAGCAGCATTGTATTTAACCGGCTTTTTTGTTATTCTTTTATGTGGCCCCGGACGTGCAAGTGTGGATGGTATGATCAAATAA